One segment of Phragmites australis chromosome 13, lpPhrAust1.1, whole genome shotgun sequence DNA contains the following:
- the LOC133888344 gene encoding uncharacterized protein LOC133888344 yields the protein MATKVEITAGGAILISAMGIEIRTSILETELQASLLGLTIQNNVPLRIQFSDFIEEQGKVNKAAVMKFKQVDQALEDIDEKINELGATMQQVLNANKMLETQVSQLASLVSKNDDKPVMPVEEDITVEEVEAEKLYVNSPLLDAMQVPTYSRYVKDTLLNKRSLPSSEIIKIMEECSAAISSSIKKKDPGSPTIPCSIRDKHFELALCDLGASVSVMPESIYNQLGLPLYESAIFSIELADKSVCYPVSTAVDVPDKVGDYIVPVDFIVLEMEEDSKTPLILGRPFLKTVNATIDVGKGEIKTEINGTENTFLFRPRVEVCSMINSKEVYGPPHKCKETKGESMPVMINHWV from the exons ATGGCAACCAAAGTGGAGATTACAGCTGGAGGAGCCATCCTAATCTCAGCTATGGGAATCGAAATCAGAACTTCAATTCTGGAAACAGAACTTCAAGCTTCACTGCTGGGATTAACAATCCAGAACAATGTCCCGCTCAGAATTCAGTTCAGTGATTTTATTGAAGAACAAGGCAAGGTCAACAAGGCAGCTGTTATGAAGTTCAAGCAAGTTGATCAAGCTTTGGAGGACATTGATGAAAAGATTAATGAGCTAGGAGCAACCATGCAACAGGTGCTCAATGCCAATAAGATGCTTGAGACCCAAGTCTCTCAGCTAGCAAGCCTGGTATCCAAGAATGATGACAAGCCAGTTATGCCAGTTGAGGAGGACATCACTGTTGAAGAAGTTGAAGCTGAA AAGCTCTATGTGAACAGCCCGCTGCTGGACGCGATGCAAGTTCCCACATACTCGCGCTATGTGAAGGATACTCTGCTCAACAAGAGGAGTTTGCCTAGTTCTGAGATAATAAAGATAATGGAGGAATGCAGTGCTGCCATTTCAAGCTCGATAAAGAAGAAGGATCCTGGAAGTCCTACCATCCCTTGTTCCATTAGAGACAAGCATTTTGAGCTAGCTCTATGTGACCTTGGAGCAAGTGTGAGCGTCATGCCAGAGTCCATCTACAACCAGCTGGGTTTGCCCTTATATGAATCTGCCATTTTCAGCATTGAGTTGGCAGATAAGTCAGTTTGCTACCCAGTGAGCACCGCTGTGGATGTCCCGGACAAAGTGGGAGACTACATTGTTCCTGTTGACTTCATTGTCCTGGAGATGGAGGAAGATTCGAAGACACCATTGATACTTGGAAGGCCATTCTTGAAGACCGTCAATGCTACTATTGACGTTGGCAAAGGAGAAATCAAGACAGAAATCAATGGGACTGAGAACACCTTCCTTTTTCGCCCAAGAGTTGAAGTTTGCAGCATGATCAACTCCAAGGAAGTATATGGGCCGCCACATAAGTGTAAGGAGACCAAGGGAGAGTCTATGCCTGTCATGATTAACCACTGGGTTTAG